Sequence from the Carassius gibelio isolate Cgi1373 ecotype wild population from Czech Republic chromosome A7, carGib1.2-hapl.c, whole genome shotgun sequence genome:
GGCAAAGGTAACAGCTCACGCTCATGCTCCAAGATCTGTTTAGTAAACATTTATCCTGCTGGACACAAAGAAAAAGCAGTGAAAGTTTATGTTGTGTTAGACGAGCAAAGCAATAGGTCTTTAGCAAAGACAGAATTCTTTAAGATCTTTAACGTTAATTCAGGGACCAAAGTTTACACCTTGAAAACCTGCTCAGGTGTGGGAGAAACAAGGGCACGCCAAGCTGACGACTTCATAGTAGAGTCTCTTGATGGCAACATTAGCGTCCGGCTTCCCACATTAATCGAGTGCAACATGCTCCCAGATGATCGATCTGAGATCCCGACACCGGAGGTCGCAGAACACCACACTCACCTCAAGCATTTAGCAGACAAGATTCCAGATTTGGACCCAAATGCTTCAATACTGGTCCTCCTCGGTCGGGACATACCGAGAGTGCACAAGGTCAGAGAACACTACAACGGCCCTCACGATGCTCCGTACGCCCAGCGCCTCGACCTTGGCTGGGTCATAATTGGTGAGGTTTGCCTTGGGGGTGCTCACGTGCCAAGCAAAGTCAGTGTTTACCGCACTACAGTGTTGTACAATGGACGCACATCTCTCTTGGACTCTTGCCCCAACTCATTCCATGTCAAAGAAAAAGTTATGAGCTCCAACTCCCCATTTAACTCTTTGAACATGACCAGCTTGATTGACACAGATGAAAACGATTGTCTCACCAACAAATTGTTCATGAGAACCCCTCATGATGACAAACCCGCCATGTCAGTAGaggatgaactcttcctggagaTCATGGATGAGCAGATGTTTATGGACGAGTCCAACAGTTGGGTGGCGCCACTACCCTTTAAAACAAACAGGCCCAGGCTACCCAACAACCGAGACCAAGCGGTCAAACGTCTCAATTCGCTGCGGCGCGTACTTGACAAAAAGCCCCTCATGAAAGAACATTTTTTGGACTTTATGCAGAAAATGTTTGAGTCAGGACATGCGGAACCCGTCCCACCACTCGACAAGGACCAGGAGTGTTGGTACCTACCATTCTTTGGTGTCTATCATCCTCGCAAACCTAACCAGATACGTGTAGTGTTTGACTCTAGTGCCACTCACAAAGACACGTCTCTGAACAATGTTTTGTTGAGCGGCCCGGACATGAACAACTCACTTATTGGTGTCCTCTTGCGTTTCCGCAAAGAACCTGTGGCAATCACTGCGGACATTGAGCAAATGTTCTATTGTTTTGTCATTCGTGAGGACCACCGCGACTTTGTGCGTTTCCTGTGGTACGAAGGTAACGATCCCACAAAGGTCATCAGAGAGTACAGGATGACTGTACATGTGTTTGGAAATAGCCCGTCTCCCGCCATAGCAATTTATGGCCTCCGGAGGGCGGCTCTGGCTACACAAGAGGAGTACAGTGAAGAGGCCAGACAGTTTgttcttaaaaacttttacgttgATGACGGACTGGCTTCCTTTCCTTCAGACGCCAGTGCCATTCAAACCCTGAAAAGCACCAAAGAAATGCTTGCAGACTCTAACATTCGCTTGCACAAAATAGCCTCCAATAGCCCAGATGTTATGGAAGCGTTTCCATCGGAAGAACGTGCAAAGGGACTGAAGAACCTTGACCTTGGTGCTGAGCCCCTGCCCTTACAGAGAAGTTTAGGGCTGAACTGGGATTTGCAAAATGACTGTTTCACCTTCCTCGTGTCAAGAGAAGACAAGCCATTCACAAGAAGGGGTATTCTTTCTGCTGTTAACAGTTTTTATGATCCCCTTGGGTTTGCTGCCCCCATCATCATGCAAGGCAAGGCTCTCATCCGAGAATTGTGCTCTGAGAACTGTGAATGGGACACTCCATTACCAGCAGAAAAAGAGGCACGATGGAAATCTTGGAAAAACTCACTTGTTGACCTTGAGAAACTACAAATCCCTAGACAGTATGTGAACACGACATTGCAAGCTACCTGtcaaaaagagctgtgtgtgtttgcagacgcTTCTACATCAGCCATATCAGCAGTTGCTTACCTGCGAGCCATAGACACCGAAGGTCATGTCCACATAGGCTTCTGCATGGGCAAGTCCAAATTAGCTCCTAGACAAGTCCACACAGTACCTCGCTTGGAGCTATGTGCTGCAGTTCTGGCAGTGGAGCTGGCAGACATGTTACTGGATGAACTTGACTTCGAAATTCACAAAGTGAAATACTACACTGATAGCCGAGTAGTCTTAGGTTACATCCACAACACCAGCCGGAGGTTTTACGTCTACGTCGCCAACCGTGTTGCTCGCATCAGAAAGTCATCTGAACCCAGTCAGTGGCACTTTGTAAGCACGGAAAGCAATCCTGCTGATCATGGAACACGGTATGTGCCAGCTTCACTACTGAGTTCTACCAATTGGTTTACTGGTCCCGACTTCTTGAGGAGAAGTGATGGAGAGTGGCCTGCGGAATTAAACAGCTTTCAACTTGTTGAACCAGCCACAGACTCTGAAGTCCGCCCACAAGTCTCAACATTTGCAACCACGACTGTGACAAAATCGCTTGGCTCACACAGGTTTGAGCGCTTCTCCAGTTGGAAACGTCTTACACAAGCTATCGCCAAACTCATTGGAAAGGCGAGATCTATTTCAAAAGCTCCCGAGTCAGAGGAATCTAAGATGGATGCTCTAACACAAGCAAAGTTAGCTATTGTGCAAACTGTTCAAGGCGAGATATttgaaaaggaaataaaaactTTGAACAAAGGGGAGGTCATATCAAAACACAGTCCACTGAAGAATCTGAATGTGTTTTTGGATAAAGAAGGACTGGTGCGAGTAGGAGGACGTGTGACCTCTGCTGAAATAACTCAAGAACAAAGTCAACCCATTGTCATTCCTAAGAAGCATCACATTGCTACCTTGCTTGTCCAGTTCTATCACGAACAGGTTGTGCACCAAGGTAGACACATCACAGAAGGAGCCATCAGGTCTGCTGGACTGTGGATCCTTGGAGGAAAAAggttggtgacaaatcttatcaCCAAATGCACAACCTGCCGCAGGTTAAGGGGCAAAGTACAACAACAAAAGATGGCAGAAATTCCAGCCGATCGTCTCATCCAAACTCCTCCTTTCACAAATGTCGGAGTGGATGTGTTTGGACCATGGAACATCTGTACTCGCAGGACAAGAGGTGGAGTGTCAGAGAACAAACGCTGGGCAGTAATGTTTACCTGTTTAGTTACTCGTGCAGTTCACATCGAGGTAGTTGAGTCTCTCTCAACTTCAAGTTTTATAAATGCTCTCAGAAGGTTCCAGGCCATAAGAGGCCCCACCAAGTTCTTTAGATCAGATTGTGGAACGAACTTCGTTGGAGCGTGCAAAGAGCTCCAGATAAGTTTAGAAGATCCTGAGCTTCAATCCTACCTCAAAAATGAGACATGCTCTTGGAAGTTTAACCCACCTCACTCCTCTCACATGGGAGGAGTGTGGGAAAGAATGATTGGAGTGGCCCGACGTATTCTGGAGGCTATGTTGCTGAAAGTTCACTCTCCAAATCTGACTCACGAAGTACTTGTGACGCTCATGGCAGAGGTAACAGCCATAATGAATGGTCGTCCATTAGTACCTGTGTCTTCCGATCCTCAACAACCCGACTTGCTGACGCCAGGGGCCCTTCTTACACAGAAAATCTGTCCCGTCTCTATTCCACCTGGAGACTTCGATCCTAAAGACTTGTACCGTAAGCAATGGAAACAGGTGCAAAGTCTTGCCAACTCATTCTGGAAACGATGGCGAGAAGAATATCTAGCAACGCTTCAACCAAGAAGAAAATGGCAAGCAGATCATACAAACTTAACCATCGGTGATGTTGTTCTCCTAAAGGACACTCAGGTTAAAAGAAACGAATGGCCTACTGGACTTATTGTGAACACTTACCCTGGTCGAGATAAGAGAGTACGGAAAGTAGATGTACGAATAATTAAAGAAGGTACTGCTAAGGTGTACACAAGACCTATTTCAGAAATTGTGTTGTTAGTTAAAGGTTAATAGTGTTATAGCAGTATACCAGGCGGGGAGTGTGCTGCCCCCTTGTGGGAAGAGTTGTTTGTGTTTTGAGTTTCGTGCATTTTGTCCACGTATAGATTCCGTAGTTCAGTGATTCTCCTAACAGTCTCACAGCAAGTCGATCTCCAGTGTGTTAAAGTCTGTAAATCATTATTTTGGTTCCCAAAAAGATCTGTCTGTAAGTATTTATTTGATAGTGATTTTAGCTTCCTTTAGATATTGAATTTAGTAAttttaacatgttttcatttcataattcGTAAGGAATATTTGGCGCTAGTATTGTTAGCTTTCCTTTGGCATTTTCCATGTATATTGGTTTCATGGTAATCGCTCACTAATGCAATAGTTTTTGTGAGAGTTTTAGTCATtctaagttacttattttatatttgtattgtacatTCACATTATTGAGATTGTAATatgcattttcattgtttttgtatgTTACAGTTTTACAGTCCTTCCAGTAAACACACCAACTGAACAAGAAGCTTCCTGGTTCTTTATTGGAGATTGTTAGCTATCTGTAAAGCTAGTTCACACACACTAGTGAAGGCAGAATATTACCATTGAATTCTGAAAGAAATGTCAACATTGAGTgtacaaaaattattttgaaaaaatatagctttgtttatttaattatataatatatagattAATGGTAAATTTAAACCCCATGACTAAATCATAAGGCCGATACACTAAATCATAAATTAGGAGGGAACAATATTATCAGGTGATTGATCATCATAGTAATTCAGAGCTTAGTTACTTCTTTAAGGCTCAAAAATCCTAAATGATCCTGGTGATAGATTGTCAGTAAAATAATGATtagtgatcttttttttttttttttaaacgtataATTGAGGAAAGTGTGAAATCAGTCAGGGCTGCCACTTTCCTCAAAAGCTGATCTTGCTTTCTGTAACAAATGCCAACTTGAATGCTCAGTCATTCAATTACACTtcccaaataaattattttgccaAGGACTTGATTGGCACATTTGCCAATATGGCAGCCAATTCAGATGTATAGACCAGTTATTTTCTCCTAAGAAACCTACAGCAGAACATGCTGAATGTAATCCTGCATCTGAGATGGGCATGTCATGCTTTAAAGGAGTTCATATTGAGCGACATGAGGCTTTCTGGTGCTTGCATGATTAAACAAGCTAACAAAAAATAATCCTGTTAGCATCTCTGCTTTTCTCTGTGTGTATCTGATACGGGGCTCTGCTTCCACTCAGTCTCATGCTCACTTTCTTTCTCACTTTCTGCCAGCCTAAGGCCTCTCTTGGCTGTTGATATATGCCCACCATTAGTGTGACGTACTCCTGCTGTTATCTGTCCCGTGTGCTAGGCTCCTGCTTCTGTGaacacactcatgcaacctcaCAGATGACCACCTCCACCGTATCAATTCATTTGTTTTGGATGAATCATCTTTATCTCGAGTGCATAGATTATTAAATTGAGACTCACAGGATGAGGGCCGTTTTCGTTGATGGATAGCTCTCTCAGCCAGCCCAGCCAGTAAAAAGCAGCCTTAGATACAGGTTAACACAAGGAAACCAGAAGCTATGTTCATAAAGTCACTGTTTGAGATGGGGTGATCATATTTACTAAGAAAACCAATTTCAATGCCATTGTGAAACTGAATAAAGTAAATATCAATAATGTTAATGTTCATTTAATGTTCATTACAGCTGAAATAATCACAAATTACACTTTCCAAACTACGTATCAAAATGTGAGTTCTGAATATTTAAGGTTGCCACTCATTTCTATCGTGTGAACTCTACAGTATCATAACCAGACATGATGCGACACAACATTGCAACAtgagataaattattattttccagATTCATCAGAATTTTTGTCCCAACCAGCTGTGACAGCGATATGTGGAAAGCAGCAACagaattcatttatattattacgGCTGGAACAAAAGGATACAAATGATGACAATGATGATCTTAGCTACTGAATATgtggtttatttaatgtttaattgaaataaaaatctaatattagTTTGAATATCTACAGCAATACATAATTTATAGAAATTAGGAGTGTCAATACAACAAGTTGTAACGATcggacacaggagacgagagatccaagagcagtgtgTTTACTAATCCAAAAATCAAAATCCAGGGGGTCAAAACCATGAAATCAGTCAGgaacaaaacaaacaggaaacaagaaaCTGGAAAACACAAGGAActcgaggaaactgggtgacggaaaatACGGACTCCAtcacacagacagaaaacagacagGTTTATATAGACAGGATAATGAAcgaagtggagacagctgagtgcaatagcaggtgtgcaattaactatgatgaagggacaaagctatgtgggaaatgtagtgcctgcggtgaggtgcctatgggtaagtgagaccactagtggacacctggggaaacacaaaccagacaccgtgacattaccccctcctctatggagcagctaccagatgctccacctgaacacAAGAGCAAACCAAgaaacacagagaccaggagtgaggtggactggtggaggataagggggagggatggagggccaggtccacagaaggaaacagagacaggaagtgcaaaaaacaaaaacaacacaacaaggagaccaggagggaggtggaccggcagaggaccagggggagggacggagggcaaggtccatagagggaaacagagaaaaaacacacacacacaaaaaaaaaaaaaaaaaaaaaaaaaaaaaacacaagaccaGGAGGGAACAGAAAGTTCGGGGCCCAGGGCCTAGCCGACAGGGCAAGTATCCCTGGGGGATCAGGtggagacagaagcccaccagggcgccacagaagaccaccacatccgtgcagtcgagacagaagccctcCAGGATGGCGTAGAAGAACACCACAGCCATGCgtttgagacagaagcccaccagggcagcgcagaagaccaccacatccgtgcggtcgagacagaagcccaccagagcGGTGCAAAAGACCACTACAGCCGtgcggttgagacagaagcccaccagggcagcgcagaagaccaccacagtcgTGCGGTCGGGACaagagcccaccagggcggcgccgaATACCACCACAGTAGGATCggtggcacaggagagcaagtctggttaggtaagtctgaaatagagaacatgaacaggttaaggatGGCCTCCGTGCCCCTGAGGAGATGGTAGATGGTCTCCCTagccatgacagggcaggcggtgagttcctggatagcctccgtggccacgaaaGGATAAGTCgagtgctcagagagttcgacagagacgtgacaaggctctggtagttcagcagagacatgaagaggctctggtagatccatGGTGTTTTGACTGgtttcaggaagatcaatggtgacttgactgtgctcatgaagatcattggtgacttgactctgctcatgaagatcgttgaTGGCTTGActctgttcatgaagatcattggtgactttcttttgctcatgaagatagtcggtgacttgactttgcccatgaagaacactggtgacttgactttgcccatgaagatcaatggttaCTTGACTCCTGAGGTATAACTGGggtagtgcttaactcatgagtgtaaaaggtgacttgacctgactctggagggtcaacgggaacctgaccccaccctggagggtcaactggaacctgacccgactctggagggtcaacgggaacctgacccgactctagagggtcatctgtggctgtcatcttgtgcagaggcactgggccggtggccatcttgtgccgtGGCTCTGGGCAgccagccatcttgtgcagtggctctgggcaggctgtcatcttgtgcagaggcactgggccggtggccatcttgtgccgtGGCTCTGGGCAgccagccatcttgtgcagtggctctgggcaggcggccatcttgtgcagaggcactgggccggtggccatcttgtgccgtGGCTCTGGGCAgccagccatcttgtgcagtggctctgggcagGCGGCCATcatgtgcagtggcgctgggccggtGGCCATCTTGCGCAGCGGcgttgggctggcggccacctcgTGCTGTGTCACTCGGCTGGCGGTCCTCCTGTCTGTAGACCCTGGTCTAGAGTCGGCCATCCCacctggagagacaggtgtggctggggtatcccactgaGACCGATGTTGCAGGTACAGTAtgaacccccccaaaaaataaaagacctccagctcattcatttcattctccGGCACAGGGTTGTCCAAACAGACGTTTAAAAATCTTTCAAggccgcatcattatatcccaaCCCCACCGCCAAGGTCCAGAACTCTTGTGCCACACCACCCACCTCATTCCCCCTTCAACGGAGGGTTGTTAATTTAAGGAATCTTCTCCTCTGCTCCTCCatgctggctggggaacggacACAAAATCCCACACCGCTGTATCTGATATGATGGCGTCCTTCTGTAACAATCGGACACAGGAGATGAGAGATCCAAGAGCAATgtgtttattgggtaatccaaaaatctAAATCCAAAACAAGCAGGGGGTCAAAACCATGAAATCAGTCAGGAAccaaacaaacaggaaacaagaaactagaaaacacaaggaacgtgaggaaactgggtgacggaaaaaAAGGACTCCATCACAGAGACAGAAAACAGACCGGTTTATAAAGACAGGATAACGAAGGATGTGGAAACAGCTTAGTGCAAttaactgtgatgaagggacatgTTGACACAGAAAGCAGAAACACACTTATCACAACAAACAGCTACAAAAAAGATACATCTTCAATGTTCCTACCTGCTTTGCTTCTAGTTGAACAAGAGCGTTAAAAGAATATTTacaggaaattaattattttgtcaaaaGCAGGCACACAGTACTATAtgtgcagtatgtggtctggcattgtcatgttgtaaaatgcaaggtcttccctgaaagagacaacgtctggatgggagcatatgatGTTCtaaaacttggatatacctttcagcattgatggggcctttccagatgtgtaagctgcccatgccacacacactcatgcaaccccataccatcagagatgcaggcttctgaactgagcgctgataacatctTGGGTTGcctttgtcctctttagtccgaatgacatggcgtcccatttttccaaaaagaactttaaattttgattcgtctgaccacagaacagttttccactttgccaaagTCCATTTTAAATCAGCCTTGGCCCAgtgaaaacacctgcgcttctggatcatgtttagaaatggcttcttttttttacctatagagttttagccaaaACGgtgaatggcacagtggattgtgttcaccaacaatgtttttttaaaggtccCTTTAAACCcttgttgtgatttccattacagtagtattcctgtatgtgatgcagtgccgtctaagggcccaaagatcatgggcatccagtatggtttctggccttgacccttacacacagagattgttccataTTCTTTGAATCTTTGAATGATAGTATGCACTGTAGCTAATGATAACTTCCAACTCtgcaatttttctctaagaaactcctttctgatattgctccactatttttcgctgcaACGTTgtgggaattggtgatcctctgcccatcttgacttctgagagacactgccactctgagagtcTCTTTTTATACCAaatcatgttgccagttgacctaataagGTGTGAATTcatcctccagctgttccttatatgtacatttacctATTcctgcctcttattgctacctgtaccaacttttttggattgtgtagctctcatgaaatccaaaatgagccaatgtttggcatgacatttcaaaatatataactttcaacatttgatatgttatctatattctattgtgaataaaatatgtctacgagatttgtaaattattctttttttttttttgtgttaacaactgtttattgaattttcttttgtttacaaCAGCAGTAAACAAAAAGCAACTGAGCAAATGTAGAACCCATCCCAACCCATCCCACCCCCTGGTAGACTAACGagtagagaagaaaaataataaataaatacatcaagtaaaataaacaataatataaataaattaagtaatattaattaaaatataataaaataatacttacaaatattttagaaaaGATGGAACGACATTAAAAGATGAATGCCATAAATTAACAGTTTTCACATTAGATCCATGTATACGAGAAGTTGAGAGTTCCATTGAGATAATATCTAACAAATAAACCACCCAGGTTCTTCTGTCCATTGTGTGAGGAGGATTCCAACGATTGACAAGCAACTTTTTTGCTGCAGTGAGAGCAGCTAACAGTAAACATCTTTGTTGGACAGACAAGGTGAGGTCCCAAAAGTTATTCATGAAAAAATGACGTGGAGACAAACATATCTCAGTACCCAACGAATAAGAAATGTCCTGTGAGAGCTGAATccaaaaagaagagagagaggggcactccccaaaaaaatgcaaaaatgtgccTAAAAGTCCTTGCGgagagatttgtaaattattccattcattttttactcacaatttgtagagggtcccaactttttgggaattaGGTACATTGCATGTACA
This genomic interval carries:
- the LOC128016694 gene encoding uncharacterized protein LOC128016694; translated protein: MNESAPFQPKLSSPCPVVNANESNSPATSDLAKYLVRRELVSSGLLMFDDKPENYWAWKASFVNAIVGLYLSPREELDLLCKWLGPKSSEQAKRLRAVHTYDATAGVKMVWQRLEDSYGSPEAIENALLKKLEDFPKIANRENHKLRELGDLISELDAARVDGLLPGLSYLDTSRGITPIVQKLPFHLQEKWITSASYYKEQHHASYPPFPFFVKFVCDKAKTLNDPSFAPLLSTNPSVYRPERLNKPNFKTAVSVRKTEITAAKGYRESCEQKAVDPDKLCPLHNKPHSLRKCRGFRAKTLDERKAILKENNICYKCCSSINHMAKDCNTSVHCIECKSDHHITALHPGPAPWKTETPGSANPDGHGGEQPESPIQAIVSKCTEICGKGNSSRSCSKICLVNIYPAGHKEKAVKVYVVLDEQSNRSLAKTEFFKIFNVNSGTKVYTLKTCSGVGETRARQADDFIVESLDGNISVRLPTLIECNMLPDDRSEIPTPEVAEHHTHLKHLADKIPDLDPNASILVLLGRDIPRVHKVREHYNGPHDAPYAQRLDLGWVIIGEVCLGGAHVPSKVSVYRTTVLYNGRTSLLDSCPNSFHVKEKVMSSNSPFNSLNMTSLIDTDENDCLTNKLFMRTPHDDKPAMSVEDELFLEIMDEQMFMDESNSWVAPLPFKTNRPRLPNNRDQAVKRLNSLRRVLDKKPLMKEHFLDFMQKMFESGHAEPVPPLDKDQECWYLPFFGVYHPRKPNQIRVVFDSSATHKDTSLNNVLLSGPDMNNSLIGVLLRFRKEPVAITADIEQMFYCFVIREDHRDFVRFLWYEGNDPTKVIREYRMTVHVFGNSPSPAIAIYGLRRAALATQEEYSEEARQFVLKNFYVDDGLASFPSDASAIQTLKSTKEMLADSNIRLHKIASNSPDVMEAFPSEERAKGLKNLDLGAEPLPLQRSLGLNWDLQNDCFTFLVSREDKPFTRRGILSAVNSFYDPLGFAAPIIMQGKALIRELCSENCEWDTPLPAEKEARWKSWKNSLVDLEKLQIPRQYVNTTLQATCQKELCVFADASTSAISAVAYLRAIDTEGHVHIGFCMGKSKLAPRQVHTVPRLELCAAVLAVELADMLLDELDFEIHKVKYYTDSRVVLGYIHNTSRRFYVYVANRVARIRKSSEPSQWHFVSTESNPADHGTRYVPASLLSSTNWFTGPDFLRRSDGEWPAELNSFQLVEPATDSEVRPQVSTFATTTVTKSLGSHRFERFSSWKRLTQAIAKLIGKARSISKAPESEESKMDALTQAKLAIVQTVQGEIFEKEIKTLNKGEVISKHSPLKNLNVFLDKEGLVRVGGRVTSAEITQEQSQPIVIPKKHHIATLLVQFYHEQVVHQGRHITEGAIRSAGLWILGGKRLVTNLITKCTTCRRLRGKVQQQKMAEIPADRLIQTPPFTNVGVDVFGPWNICTRRTRGGVSENKRWAVMFTCLVTRAVHIEVVESLSTSSFINALRRFQAIRGPTKFFRSDCGTNFVGACKELQISLEDPELQSYLKNETCSWKFNPPHSSHMGGVWERMIGVARRILEAMLLKVHSPNLTHEVLVTLMAEVTAIMNGRPLVPVSSDPQQPDLLTPGALLTQKICPVSIPPGDFDPKDLYRKQWKQVQSLANSFWKRWREEYLATLQPRRKWQADHTNLTIGDVVLLKDTQVKRNEWPTGLIVNTYPGRDKRVRKVDVRIIKEGTAKVYTRPISEIVLLVKG